A genomic segment from Nitrospira lenta encodes:
- a CDS encoding Mov34/MPN/PAD-1 family protein produces the protein MADLIIPQSILDDMVAHAKELAPYECCGLLAGTGQTVTKIYRIKNVVALEGAQQLASFDPAKIAHLERLSPAERAEIAFVMDAQDLALAQKDMRRNSHTLQVVYHSHPHDPARPSVTDIKIATDYEDYWGKINLPVPAYLLVSLMHQTPDIRAYWIKGGVVSPAQIATQ, from the coding sequence GTGGCCGACCTGATTATTCCCCAGTCCATTCTCGACGACATGGTGGCCCATGCGAAGGAGCTCGCACCCTATGAGTGCTGCGGGCTCCTCGCTGGAACTGGTCAAACGGTCACCAAGATATATCGCATCAAGAATGTCGTCGCGCTGGAAGGAGCCCAACAGCTGGCCTCATTCGATCCGGCCAAAATCGCACATCTGGAACGACTCAGCCCAGCTGAACGGGCCGAGATCGCGTTTGTCATGGATGCTCAGGATCTGGCTCTCGCGCAAAAAGACATGCGGCGCAACAGCCACACCCTCCAAGTCGTCTACCATTCGCATCCGCACGATCCGGCGCGCCCTTCTGTCACAGACATCAAGATTGCCACCGACTACGAAGATTATTGGGGCAAGATCAACCTCCCCGTCCCCGCCTATCTCCTCGTGTCCTTAATGCACCAGACACCGGACATCCGCGCCTACTGGATCAAGGGCGGCGTGGTGTCTCCGGCTCAGATCGCCACGCAGTAG